One stretch of Synechococcus sp. MU1617 DNA includes these proteins:
- a CDS encoding 4a-hydroxytetrahydrobiopterin dehydratase, whose amino-acid sequence MNQWQERKRPVCLECRFEFDSYDATRDFLDKLGEHSEATQRFPDISFGRTYVNITIRPEDDGPEAQLSEADRAFTAEIDALLG is encoded by the coding sequence ATGAATCAGTGGCAAGAGCGGAAACGGCCCGTATGCCTCGAGTGTCGTTTCGAGTTCGACAGCTACGACGCCACCCGCGATTTTCTCGACAAGCTTGGCGAGCACAGCGAGGCGACCCAGCGCTTTCCTGATATCAGCTTCGGGCGCACCTACGTGAACATCACGATCCGGCCGGAGGATGACGGCCCGGAGGCCCAGCTGAGTGAAGCCGATCGCGCCTTTACCGCAGAGATCGATGCCCTCCTCGGTTGA
- a CDS encoding CO2 hydration protein has protein sequence MTPTSASPVQPPVLPDQEELIRRLLSDAPLLKDTPDHLLQVVNVLESYGLVLDAYSKNLVDQGEQQMLNPFPVFRFFHEGFSLKRLWTHLMGDRINFEYAEYCQKAMFWHGTGGLDAYLDTPEFAEACQRIIKCKSARDPLLALNNRLYPDFAPEAIRSLTTIYCLGLFWRVMSDIFVDLARRYAIKEVTCVNDVVHHIRDGLVAAAGSPIEYKVSIGGEEIWVLPPEAGLTFLVDVAVPYVEAVFFRGMPFLGTVSYNAQARQISPDISDFKYGALYADPIPSMGAGIPPSLCMQDMYRHLPEELSLWYDDNGRGQTDVHVQICISFQKSMFCVTNAAIAGTMPHPLDSDDPEQQAANRAYAEAWSGRLMGCQRVALL, from the coding sequence ATGACCCCGACATCCGCATCCCCCGTTCAACCCCCAGTGCTTCCTGATCAGGAGGAGTTGATCCGTCGTTTGCTCAGCGATGCACCGCTGCTCAAGGACACCCCCGACCATCTGCTGCAGGTGGTGAATGTGCTCGAGAGCTATGGCCTGGTTCTCGATGCCTACAGCAAGAACCTGGTGGACCAGGGCGAGCAGCAGATGCTCAATCCCTTCCCGGTGTTCCGCTTTTTCCACGAGGGCTTCAGCCTCAAGCGCCTCTGGACCCATCTGATGGGGGATCGGATCAACTTCGAGTACGCGGAGTACTGCCAGAAGGCGATGTTCTGGCATGGCACCGGTGGGCTCGATGCTTATCTCGACACGCCTGAATTTGCCGAGGCCTGCCAGCGGATCATCAAGTGCAAGTCGGCTCGCGACCCTTTGCTGGCCCTGAACAACCGCCTCTATCCCGACTTCGCGCCTGAGGCCATTCGCTCGCTCACCACGATCTACTGCCTCGGCTTGTTTTGGCGGGTGATGAGTGACATCTTTGTCGACCTAGCCCGTCGCTACGCGATCAAGGAAGTCACCTGCGTTAACGATGTGGTGCATCACATCCGTGATGGCTTGGTGGCGGCGGCGGGAAGCCCGATTGAGTACAAGGTGTCGATCGGTGGTGAAGAGATCTGGGTTCTCCCCCCGGAGGCAGGTCTCACCTTCTTGGTGGATGTGGCGGTGCCCTACGTGGAGGCTGTTTTTTTCCGCGGCATGCCCTTCCTGGGCACGGTGTCATACAACGCCCAGGCCCGGCAGATCTCACCGGACATCAGTGATTTCAAGTACGGCGCCCTTTACGCCGATCCGATTCCCAGCATGGGTGCGGGGATTCCCCCGAGCCTCTGCATGCAGGACATGTACCGCCACCTACCCGAAGAACTGAGCCTTTGGTACGACGACAACGGCCGTGGGCAGACCGATGTGCACGTTCAGATCTGCATCAGCTTCCAGAAGTCGATGTTCTGCGTCACCAATGCCGCCATCGCCGGAACGATGCCGCATCCGCTGGATTCCGATGATCCCGAGCAGCAGGCCGCCAATCGGGCCTACGCCGAGGCCTGGTCTGGGCGCCTGATGGGCTGTCAGCGGGTGGCGCTCCTCTAG
- a CDS encoding NADH-quinone oxidoreductase subunit M: protein MLLSLLLLIPFLGALALILWPGSPSSARLRDVSIVLLVMQCLASFALLLPFDAADAGLQLVEQARWVHAIGLDYALALDGLSLPLVLMNGVLCLVAAIASRTIENRPRVYFALLLVISGAVNGAFLAQNLLLFFLFYELELIPLWMLIAVWGGSNRAYAATKFLIVTAVSGVLILGAFLGIAFVTGTMDFSLRPILAGELGMTTQLVLMGALLIGFGIKIPLFPFHTWLPDAHTEASTPVSVLLAGVLLKLGTYGLLRFCLGLFPDAWQVAAPWLAGWAAISVLYGSLAAIAQTDMKRMVAYSSVGHMGYVLLAAAAATPLGLMGALFQMVSHGLISGVLFLVVGVVYAQTGTRDLNVLRGLLNPQRGLPLTGSLMIVGVMASAGIPGMAGFISEFLIFRGSLQPFPLATLLSMVGSGLTAVYFLLLVNRAFFGRLAIAPGEVVNPRILDRVALREQAPAIALSLGVLVLGLAPELLSNLSEAATTGLSLITGDLS, encoded by the coding sequence ATGCTTCTTTCCCTCCTGCTTCTGATTCCCTTCCTCGGGGCTCTGGCTCTGATCCTCTGGCCGGGATCCCCGTCCAGTGCACGCTTGCGCGATGTCTCCATCGTGCTGCTGGTGATGCAGTGCCTGGCGAGCTTTGCCCTGCTGTTGCCCTTCGATGCAGCCGATGCTGGTTTGCAGTTGGTGGAACAGGCCCGCTGGGTGCATGCCATTGGGCTTGATTACGCCTTGGCTCTGGATGGTCTGTCGTTACCGCTGGTGCTGATGAACGGGGTGCTCTGCCTCGTGGCGGCCATTGCGTCGCGCACGATCGAGAACCGACCCCGGGTTTACTTCGCCCTGCTGCTGGTGATTTCTGGAGCGGTGAATGGGGCCTTCCTGGCCCAGAACCTGCTGCTCTTCTTCTTGTTTTACGAACTGGAACTCATCCCCCTCTGGATGTTGATCGCCGTTTGGGGCGGTTCTAATCGTGCCTACGCCGCCACCAAGTTCCTCATCGTGACGGCCGTTTCAGGCGTTCTGATTCTCGGCGCGTTCCTCGGCATTGCGTTTGTCACTGGAACCATGGACTTCAGTCTGCGGCCGATCCTGGCCGGTGAACTGGGCATGACCACCCAGCTGGTGCTGATGGGCGCTCTGCTGATCGGCTTCGGCATCAAGATTCCACTTTTCCCCTTCCACACCTGGCTGCCGGATGCCCACACCGAGGCCTCCACGCCGGTGTCCGTTCTTCTGGCCGGCGTGCTGCTCAAGCTGGGCACCTATGGGCTGCTCCGTTTCTGCCTTGGCTTGTTCCCCGATGCATGGCAGGTGGCTGCTCCCTGGCTGGCCGGCTGGGCCGCGATCTCGGTGCTCTACGGATCCCTGGCAGCGATTGCCCAGACCGACATGAAGCGCATGGTGGCCTACAGCTCTGTTGGACACATGGGCTACGTGCTGCTTGCCGCCGCCGCCGCTACGCCGCTCGGGTTGATGGGAGCCCTCTTCCAGATGGTCAGCCATGGCCTGATCTCCGGGGTGCTCTTCCTGGTGGTGGGTGTGGTTTATGCCCAGACCGGCACCCGCGACCTCAACGTGTTGCGTGGTCTGCTCAATCCCCAGCGCGGCCTTCCGCTGACTGGATCTCTGATGATTGTCGGCGTGATGGCCAGTGCCGGAATTCCCGGCATGGCCGGCTTCATTTCCGAATTCCTGATTTTCCGCGGCAGCCTGCAACCCTTCCCCCTGGCCACGCTGCTTTCAATGGTGGGATCGGGCCTGACGGCGGTGTACTTCCTGCTGTTGGTGAACCGCGCCTTCTTTGGTCGCCTCGCGATCGCCCCAGGCGAGGTGGTGAATCCCCGTATCCTCGATCGCGTGGCGCTGCGGGAGCAGGCTCCGGCCATCGCCCTCAGCCTCGGTGTGCTGGTGCTTGGCCTTGCTCCGGAGCTGCTCTCGAACCTCAGTGAGGCGGCCACCACGGGCCTCAGCCTGATCACTGGAGATCTGTCATGA